A single window of Narcine bancroftii isolate sNarBan1 chromosome 1, sNarBan1.hap1, whole genome shotgun sequence DNA harbors:
- the LOC138751639 gene encoding uncharacterized protein encodes MAVQLPAKTFDQVIKEINQELEERNTSNAALEKQKMLRKCVDRWRKRGWLPGGTEMFLTGEGNKILKRRVLGKLEETKRDTEKKIFNRESAKKRVRDKEIQYRDVLALFEEFGLPGNPPVTAPVEIACRPPPYTYVESKGAPGTSDGILESRPLYPDIETLGCDKNLGNRDTSDEVQAPLIKIEGGVIDVETPLESKKIEKELEIQKWNMKKVQDNIKNLNRDINVLGQISEDQKELMVGVLKEVEKITTTLSGEIKAEGMVIGVKDEKCSTDEETRNDPPWEESKRKRLGREKNRHAYLDIVRTKEKDVKQLNYGRKDYLRDERDQYTFDPETLEADRDSDSDEEESEQGGINKCMPRVKKEQKSPKLRYQCPLLITGRGTQKICTLVTNGLREFNEKTTSVE; translated from the coding sequence atggctgtacagttgcctgctaagacttttgaccaagttattaaggaaattaatcaggaattagaggagcgaaataccagtaatgcggcattggaaaaacaaaaaatgctccgaaaatgtgtagaccgctggaggaagaggggttggttacccgggggcactgagatgttcctgacaggtgagggaaacaaaattttaaaacgtagagtcttaggcaagctggaagaaacaaaacgggacacagaaaaaaaaatctttaatcgcgagtcagcaaaaaagagggtgagagacaaggagattcagtaccgcgatgtcctagctctatttgaagaatttggtctccctggtaacccacctgttactgcccctgtagaaatagcttgtagacccccgccctatacatatgtggagtcaaaaggtgcccctggcacctcagatgggatcctggagtcacgtcccttatatccagatattgagacactggggtgtgacaagaacctcgggaatagggacacatcagacgaggtacaggcccctttaataaaaatagaagggggagtaatagatgtggagacccctctggagtccaagaaaatagaaaaggagttagagatacagaaatggaacatgaaaaaggttcaggataacattaaaaacttaaacagagatattaatgtgctggggcagatcagtgaggatcaaaaagaattaatggtaggtgtattgaaggaagtggaaaagataactacaacactgtcaggagaaattaaagctgaaggaatggtaataggagtaaaggacgaaaagtgtagtacagatgaggaaacgagaaacgatccaccatgggaggaaagtaaaaggaaaagactcgggagggagaaaaatagacatgcctacctggacatagttaggacaaaagagaaagatgtgaaacaactaaactatggccgaaaagattatcttagagatgaacgtgaccaatatacctttgaccctgagacattggaagctgatagggacagtgacagtgacgaagaagagtcagaacaaggtgggataaataaatgcatgccaagagtaaagaaggagcagaaatccccaaaattgagatatcaatgcccattactgatcacgggacggggaactcaaaaaatatgtaccctggtcacgaatggacttagagagtttaatgaaaaaactacctccgttgagtaa